One Gordonia mangrovi genomic region harbors:
- a CDS encoding HNH endonuclease signature motif containing protein, with amino-acid sequence MFTFTDRAADDALLATSSLDELAQYGRDALRLSNQAQAVAMQIARQIGQSTYNERLTGYNDYVPNRIRNAADKAAIGEISLQLGIARTKAGEWVHLDELLDEHPKIRDAFRAGDLSPHRLGVAIRGAATGPTGDLRARLAELTDTADTTDTDTDTDEDLTLDFDTENAGTDDAGTDDAGTDDDAGDAGDGAADTDPTDDEPWDFDDVVLDLASRPTTDTALQADLDAIIITLDPDRAVEAHDDIADLFGDVKIGSEAFGHMTVDACIPAEHGVHLRDRIGALISRRVCRRDGRSIKAQRVAAFAEIIKAPGAKLRCHCGDDTCPATQTRTNNPASATTPSAGDNSVRDSSVDTSTGGDATAPVDTTDEPAMGGPDAAEEQPITLADLDDHRDIDSDIAPTAESRRDFITAPRAEHDTDGADAEPTDDPDANSTDDADTDNTAAPAAELTTDAEHAEDTADAAVADDSDDDPADTDPDSDTDSDTNEGLVVPGLTLLHDPTGLDPTRLMGYGAIDPAHAARIAPHATTITAPPSETRTASGLIIFGNRTPAPPIDPTGHGGYATPPPGALTYAPSAALRAEIIQLDRRCRYPYCGRPSEECELDHLHKFLHADPLAGGWTVAFNLAPLCRPDHDRKHDGPWLPTMHTDRTITWRNARTGQCIVTYPR; translated from the coding sequence GTGTTCACCTTCACCGACCGTGCCGCCGACGACGCCCTGCTGGCCACCAGCAGCCTCGACGAGTTGGCCCAGTACGGTCGCGACGCCCTCCGGCTGAGCAATCAAGCCCAAGCCGTCGCCATGCAGATCGCCCGCCAAATCGGCCAATCCACCTACAACGAGCGCCTCACCGGATACAACGACTACGTCCCGAACCGAATCCGCAACGCCGCCGACAAAGCCGCCATAGGCGAAATCTCGCTGCAACTGGGCATCGCCCGAACCAAAGCCGGCGAATGGGTCCACCTCGACGAACTCCTCGACGAACACCCCAAGATCCGTGACGCCTTCCGCGCCGGTGACCTGAGCCCCCACCGCCTGGGCGTGGCCATCCGCGGCGCCGCCACCGGCCCCACCGGCGACCTCCGAGCCCGACTGGCCGAACTCACCGACACCGCCGACACCACCGACACCGACACCGACACCGACGAGGACCTCACCCTCGACTTCGACACCGAGAATGCCGGCACCGACGATGCTGGTACCGACGATGCCGGCACCGACGATGACGCCGGTGATGCCGGTGATGGTGCGGCCGACACCGATCCCACCGACGATGAGCCGTGGGATTTCGACGATGTGGTCCTCGATCTGGCCAGCCGCCCGACCACCGACACCGCGCTGCAAGCCGATCTCGACGCCATCATCATCACCCTCGACCCCGACCGGGCCGTCGAAGCCCACGACGACATCGCCGACCTATTCGGCGATGTGAAAATCGGTAGCGAAGCATTCGGACACATGACCGTCGACGCCTGCATCCCCGCCGAACACGGCGTACACCTGCGCGACCGGATCGGCGCGTTGATCAGCCGGCGAGTGTGCCGCCGCGACGGCCGCAGCATCAAAGCCCAACGCGTCGCCGCATTCGCCGAGATCATCAAGGCCCCCGGCGCGAAGTTGCGCTGCCACTGCGGCGACGACACCTGCCCGGCCACACAGACCCGCACCAACAACCCAGCATCGGCCACCACCCCGAGTGCGGGTGACAACAGTGTCCGCGACTCGTCGGTCGACACCAGCACGGGCGGCGACGCCACTGCACCCGTCGACACCACCGACGAACCCGCAATGGGTGGACCTGACGCGGCCGAAGAACAGCCGATCACCCTCGCCGACCTCGACGATCACCGTGACATCGACTCGGACATCGCGCCCACCGCGGAATCCCGACGAGACTTCATCACCGCACCTCGCGCCGAGCACGACACCGACGGGGCCGATGCAGAGCCGACCGACGACCCCGACGCGAACAGCACCGACGACGCGGACACCGACAACACCGCGGCACCAGCAGCCGAACTCACCACGGACGCCGAACACGCCGAGGACACAGCAGACGCCGCGGTAGCCGATGACTCTGACGACGACCCCGCCGACACCGACCCGGACTCCGACACCGATTCCGACACCAACGAAGGCCTCGTCGTCCCCGGCCTGACCCTGCTGCACGACCCCACCGGCCTCGACCCCACCCGCCTGATGGGCTACGGCGCCATCGACCCCGCCCACGCCGCACGGATCGCACCCCACGCCACCACCATCACCGCCCCACCGAGTGAAACCCGCACCGCCAGCGGCCTGATCATCTTCGGCAACCGCACACCGGCCCCGCCGATCGACCCCACCGGGCACGGCGGCTACGCCACCCCACCACCCGGGGCACTGACCTACGCACCCTCAGCAGCCTTACGCGCCGAAATCATCCAACTCGACCGACGCTGCCGCTACCCCTACTGCGGCCGACCCTCCGAAGAGTGCGAACTCGACCACCTACACAAATTCCTCCACGCCGACCCGCTGGCCGGCGGCTGGACCGTGGCCTTCAACCTCGCACCCCTATGCCGACCCGACCACGACCGCAAACACGACGGCCCGTGGCTCCCCACCATGCACACCGACCGCACCATCACCTGGCGCAACGCCCGCACCGGTCAGTGCATCGTCACCTACCCGCGCTGA
- a CDS encoding adenylate/guanylate cyclase domain-containing protein: MDRGSRDYGSILLGSASEGGFKQRVRIQTLLTSSLLIANLIGAILAIALSAVGIPQPSLFQSDLWWVNYIAVPVYVVVAFVVGTVLGTVVVVRDLQWAIRDRAPTAKDARRAQRAPWRLVFIQSVLWAVATVMFTIMYGVLDPNLIPKMFFVVGLSGVVVVAISYLLIEFALRPVAAEVISAGYGRRKRSGVRSRSIVSWMVGSAIPIIGILLVVFFGAFRDDTSKLDLFVGVTVLAVIALSTGLLLTVLTSISVTAPIRSVRTAMKRVQSGRISEVDLVVYDGTELGDLQVGFNSMVGGLRERERMRDLFGRHVGRDVAEAALQQDPELGGAERTVAVVFVDVIGSTTLAAGRSPTEVVEILNRFFAVIVAAVERGEGLVNKFEGDAVLAIFGAPIAIDDPAGAALGAAREIADCLADDVPDISAGIGVSYGTVVAGNVGAIERFEYTVIGDPVNESARLSELAKRDPRRPLASGRAVDAAGGESTSWERQEDTTLRGRTEETVVYAARVVSAGR; encoded by the coding sequence ATGGATCGGGGTAGCCGCGACTACGGTTCGATCCTGCTCGGGTCGGCATCCGAGGGTGGGTTCAAGCAGCGGGTCCGTATCCAGACGCTGTTGACGTCATCGCTGTTGATCGCCAACCTGATCGGTGCAATTCTCGCGATCGCGTTGTCGGCGGTGGGGATTCCGCAGCCGTCGTTGTTCCAGTCGGACCTGTGGTGGGTCAACTACATTGCGGTACCGGTGTATGTGGTGGTGGCGTTCGTCGTCGGCACCGTGCTCGGGACCGTCGTGGTGGTGCGAGATCTGCAGTGGGCCATCCGGGATCGTGCGCCGACCGCGAAGGACGCCCGGCGTGCTCAGCGTGCACCGTGGCGCCTGGTGTTCATCCAGAGCGTGTTGTGGGCGGTGGCGACCGTCATGTTCACCATCATGTACGGCGTGCTGGACCCGAATCTGATCCCGAAGATGTTCTTCGTGGTGGGGCTCAGCGGCGTCGTCGTGGTCGCGATCTCCTACCTGCTCATCGAGTTCGCGCTGCGGCCCGTGGCGGCCGAGGTGATCAGCGCCGGCTACGGACGCCGTAAGCGTAGTGGTGTTCGCTCGCGGTCGATCGTGTCGTGGATGGTGGGGTCGGCGATACCGATCATCGGCATCCTGTTGGTGGTGTTCTTCGGTGCGTTCCGCGATGACACGTCGAAACTCGACCTGTTCGTGGGTGTCACGGTGCTCGCCGTGATCGCCTTGTCGACCGGGTTGCTGCTGACGGTGTTGACCAGTATCAGTGTGACGGCGCCGATCCGCAGTGTCCGGACCGCGATGAAGCGGGTGCAGAGCGGACGGATCTCCGAGGTCGATCTGGTGGTGTACGACGGTACCGAGCTCGGTGACCTGCAGGTGGGTTTCAACAGCATGGTCGGCGGGCTGCGTGAGCGCGAACGGATGCGGGATCTGTTCGGCCGTCATGTGGGTCGTGACGTGGCCGAGGCGGCGCTACAGCAGGACCCGGAGCTCGGCGGTGCCGAACGCACGGTGGCGGTGGTGTTCGTCGACGTGATCGGCTCCACCACACTCGCTGCCGGCCGCAGTCCGACCGAGGTCGTCGAGATCCTCAACCGGTTCTTCGCCGTGATCGTGGCTGCGGTGGAACGTGGGGAAGGGCTGGTCAACAAGTTTGAAGGTGACGCCGTCCTGGCGATCTTCGGTGCGCCGATCGCGATCGACGATCCGGCAGGCGCTGCGTTGGGGGCGGCCCGTGAGATCGCGGACTGCCTGGCCGACGACGTGCCCGACATCTCCGCGGGTATCGGCGTCAGCTACGGGACCGTGGTGGCCGGAAATGTCGGCGCCATCGAACGATTCGAGTACACGGTGATCGGCGATCCGGTCAACGAGAGTGCGCGGCTGTCGGAGTTGGCCAAGCGTGATCCGCGCCGGCCGCTCGCCTCGGGTCGAGCGGTGGATGCGGCCGGCGGGGAGTCGACGTCGTGGGAGCGGCAAGAGGACACAACGCTGCGGGGTCGCACCGAAGAGACGGTGGTGTACGCAGCACGCGTCGTCAGCGCGGGTAGGTGA
- a CDS encoding adenylosuccinate synthase: MAAIVLIGAQWGDEGKGKATDLLGGKLQWVVRYQGGNNAGHTVVLPNGETFALHLIPSGILTPGVKNVIGNGVVVDPGVLLTELGGLDDRDVDTTGLMISADAHLLMPYHVAIDKVTERFLGNKKIGTTGRGIGPCYQDKIARVGVRAADVLDEKILSQKVEAALELKNQVLVKIYNRRALDPAQVVDEVLEQADGFKHRIADTRLLLNQALERGETVLLEGSQGTLLDVDHGTYPYVTSSNPTSGGAAVGAGIGPNKITTVLGILKAYTTRVGSGPFPTELFDEWGAYLAKTGGEVGVTTGRARRCGWFDAVIARYATRVNGITDYFLTKLDVLSSLDTVPICVAYDVDGERVEDMPMTQTGFHHAKPIYEEMPGWWEDISGCKTFEELPKNAQDYILRLEDLAGAHISCIGVGPGRDQTIVRREIV; this comes from the coding sequence ATGGCCGCGATCGTGCTGATCGGCGCCCAATGGGGTGACGAGGGCAAAGGCAAGGCGACCGACCTCCTGGGCGGGAAGCTGCAATGGGTTGTCCGCTACCAGGGCGGCAACAATGCAGGTCACACCGTGGTGCTGCCGAACGGCGAGACCTTCGCCCTGCACCTGATCCCGTCGGGCATCCTCACGCCGGGGGTCAAGAACGTCATCGGCAACGGTGTCGTGGTGGACCCGGGCGTGCTGCTCACCGAGTTGGGCGGGCTCGACGACCGCGATGTCGACACGACCGGTCTGATGATCTCCGCGGACGCGCACCTGCTGATGCCGTACCACGTGGCGATCGACAAGGTGACCGAGCGATTCCTCGGCAACAAGAAGATCGGCACCACCGGCCGCGGCATCGGGCCGTGCTACCAGGACAAGATCGCCCGCGTCGGCGTGCGCGCGGCAGACGTGCTCGACGAGAAGATCCTCAGCCAGAAGGTCGAGGCGGCCCTCGAGCTGAAGAATCAGGTCCTGGTCAAGATCTACAACCGCCGCGCACTCGACCCGGCGCAGGTGGTCGACGAGGTGCTCGAGCAGGCCGACGGCTTCAAGCATCGGATCGCCGACACCCGGCTGCTGCTCAACCAGGCGCTCGAACGTGGTGAGACGGTGCTGCTGGAGGGCTCGCAGGGCACGTTGCTCGACGTCGACCACGGCACGTATCCGTACGTGACGTCGTCGAACCCCACCTCGGGCGGCGCGGCGGTGGGCGCCGGGATCGGGCCCAACAAGATCACCACGGTGCTGGGCATCCTGAAGGCCTACACGACGCGCGTGGGTTCGGGGCCGTTCCCGACCGAGCTGTTCGACGAGTGGGGCGCCTATCTGGCCAAGACCGGCGGCGAGGTCGGCGTGACCACCGGGCGTGCCCGCCGCTGCGGCTGGTTCGATGCGGTGATCGCACGATATGCGACGCGCGTCAACGGCATCACCGACTACTTCCTCACCAAGCTCGACGTGCTGTCCAGCCTGGACACCGTGCCGATCTGTGTGGCCTACGACGTCGACGGTGAGCGTGTCGAGGACATGCCGATGACACAGACCGGTTTCCATCATGCGAAGCCGATCTACGAGGAGATGCCCGGCTGGTGGGAGGACATCTCCGGGTGTAAGACCTTCGAGGAACTGCCCAAGAACGCGCAGGATTACATTCTGCGGCTCGAAGACCTTGCCGGCGCACACATCTCGTGCATCGGTGTCGGTCCGGGGCGCGATCAGACCATCGTCCGCCGCGAGATCGTCTAG
- a CDS encoding site-2 protease family protein yields the protein MTSTPMRPTTREIIRAVRPGPVFLGLVVAAAVGGWLVAGSAPGRNLESVGGTLLLVLAGWVISLCLHEFAHAVTAFRFGDRNAELRGYLTLNPLRYTHPGLSLGLPLLIILLGGIGFPGGAVYVHQHGFTRAKRTIVSLAGPLTNAALGAILLIVVRLYAPDGLGAQGSGGVLYLVDGLNLWAALSMLAFLQITAAVLNLLPVPGFDGYGAIEPYLSDKTRFSMQKVAPYGFLIVFALLFIPFLNRAFFDLVYWLFGLSGVPSVLAAYGWNLFVFWR from the coding sequence ATGACCTCGACACCGATGCGTCCGACGACCCGCGAGATCATCCGCGCCGTCCGTCCCGGCCCGGTGTTCCTCGGCCTGGTGGTGGCCGCCGCGGTGGGCGGCTGGCTGGTCGCGGGCTCCGCACCGGGCCGCAACCTCGAATCGGTCGGCGGCACGCTGCTGTTGGTGCTGGCCGGCTGGGTCATCTCACTGTGCCTGCACGAATTCGCCCACGCCGTCACCGCATTCCGCTTCGGCGACCGCAACGCGGAACTCCGCGGCTACCTCACCCTCAACCCGCTGCGCTACACCCACCCCGGCCTCTCACTCGGTTTGCCGCTGCTGATCATCCTGTTGGGCGGCATCGGATTTCCGGGCGGCGCCGTCTATGTCCACCAGCACGGTTTCACGCGGGCGAAACGCACGATCGTGTCGCTGGCCGGTCCGCTCACCAACGCCGCTCTCGGCGCCATCCTGTTGATCGTGGTGCGTCTGTACGCACCCGACGGACTCGGCGCCCAGGGCTCGGGCGGTGTGCTCTATCTGGTCGACGGCCTCAATCTGTGGGCCGCCCTGTCGATGCTGGCGTTCCTGCAGATCACCGCAGCCGTGCTCAACCTCCTGCCGGTGCCCGGTTTCGACGGTTACGGCGCGATCGAACCGTATCTGTCCGACAAGACCCGGTTCTCGATGCAGAAGGTCGCGCCGTACGGCTTCCTGATCGTGTTCGCGTTGCTGTTCATCCCATTCCTCAATCGGGCGTTCTTCGACCTCGTCTACTGGCTGTTCGGTCTGTCCGGCGTACCGAGCGTGCTGGCGGCCTACGGCTGGAATCTGTTCGTGTTCTGGCGCTGA
- a CDS encoding glycosyltransferase family 2 protein encodes MSASVVIAVYRGLPDLDVQLDALAAQDHPGRFEVILSDNEGSDELRRHAATHPHRERLDLRYVDSSAVAGTSYARNVGTRAARYDFIAYCDQDDAVYPGWLRALVDEGQRCDIVGGPLERDTLNDPVVAAWRALPEPDREVVLARFLPITFGCNLGVRRDVFDAVGGWDESYPTAGSDVEFCWRVQTAGYRFGYAPEAMVAYRYRTGLRETWHQVVDYGRAEARAAKQFGAPGRHWWWFPVHAAVVAGTAPVWPWAWSRKRRGAWVWVTGNLVGRIRGSVRYRLLYL; translated from the coding sequence GTGAGCGCGTCGGTGGTGATCGCCGTCTACCGCGGCCTGCCGGATCTCGACGTACAACTCGACGCGCTGGCCGCGCAGGACCATCCGGGCCGGTTCGAGGTGATCCTCAGCGACAACGAGGGCAGCGACGAACTGCGGCGCCACGCCGCGACACATCCGCACCGGGAGCGTCTGGACCTGCGCTATGTCGACTCGTCGGCGGTGGCGGGAACCTCCTACGCCCGCAATGTCGGGACACGCGCGGCCCGATACGATTTCATCGCCTACTGCGATCAGGACGATGCGGTGTATCCGGGCTGGCTGCGGGCGCTGGTCGACGAGGGGCAGCGCTGCGACATCGTCGGCGGGCCGTTGGAGCGCGACACCCTCAATGATCCGGTGGTCGCGGCATGGCGGGCGTTGCCCGAGCCGGACCGGGAGGTGGTGCTCGCACGGTTTCTGCCGATCACGTTCGGCTGCAATCTGGGGGTGCGGCGCGACGTGTTCGACGCCGTCGGCGGGTGGGACGAGTCGTACCCGACTGCCGGCAGTGACGTCGAGTTCTGCTGGCGGGTACAGACAGCGGGCTATCGCTTCGGCTACGCGCCGGAAGCGATGGTGGCCTACCGGTATCGCACCGGGTTGCGCGAGACGTGGCATCAGGTGGTCGACTACGGACGTGCGGAGGCACGGGCGGCCAAGCAGTTCGGGGCACCCGGCCGCCACTGGTGGTGGTTTCCCGTCCACGCTGCCGTGGTGGCCGGGACGGCGCCGGTGTGGCCGTGGGCGTGGTCGCGCAAGCGTCGGGGAGCGTGGGTGTGGGTCACCGGCAACCTCGTCGGCCGCATCCGGGGCAGCGTCCGATATCGGCTGCTGTACCTGTGA